The genomic region CTCAATTTCTATTCGTCGTCTCACGGAAACATACTCTTATTTCTTCCTCGTCAACCCTAAAGACTTGATTGGGAGACATGTAAAGAATTGAGAGGTCTAGAATCCCACgatattcaattttaaatagtaAAAGATTCTGGTCTCCTTAATCCCCTACACTACACTTGCTTCTAAACACGCCTTAAAAATGAAGGTACCTCTTATCATCTTCTCCGTTTCTCATTTTACTCTTACAATAAAACTGACACGTGAAACCGATGAGTAGCATCTGTGAGTAGAAAAAAAGTTAAGAGAACGGTTGGAGTGCTCTGATAAGTAAGGGCTGAATATGGATAAGATGCTATTATTTAAGAAATAATGGGATAAAATTGGAGGGTTCGGTTTGAATAAATCTTAACCTTAAGGATTGCCAAACCTATCGAATTGTCAAGGTCACCCAATAAAGAACTATCAAGGGTTTAATGTATTTAATAATTAATAACTAGATAAATAAGTGACGTAGAGCTTATAAAAGTTAAAATTTACccttgtttggttcagcttttttctgaccagctttttcgAGAATCTAGTTGTGGGGAAAATttggctgtgtagagaatcttagtatcattaggattacgcgtggagaaagataaagttgtccatggggttcaggatctataaagtgatGGATTACTACTATTACGACGACTCAACCAATTATATGTTTATATTGATTTTGAATAGTTTTTATCCAaatgaattatatagaagctgactgaaaagctgagtgtttggcaatccgcagcagcttttggtggccagaagctacgAAAAGCCGAAACATACAGGGCTTTGGTTGCTGCTGGGAAAAACCAGCGCCTGACAACAGCAGTGTCAGAAAAGGAACGAAAAAAATTGAACGCCGTTGCCGGGCATCGAACCCGGGTCGTCCGCGTGACAGGCGGAAATACTGACCACTATACTACAACGACTGTATTGTTAGCTTTTCCACGTAACAAAATTTGTCTTTGTTATCATACGGTTGTGGACGGTGGCAAGATCACTCGTGCGCCCTCTGCAGTCAGCTCGGTCGTTGAGACTTGAGAGCACTCCGTGTGGAAGGAACGGAACAGGAATCTTCGACGGCATATGCATAACGCCAACCATGCTACGGGGTCCCGGATAGGGATGGCAACTGACTCCCCATATACCCGTTCCGCGACAACAAAAAAAAAGTCACGCtccttagggcatgtacagtggtgtttaatgtggaGACTCTTAAGCTGTTTtagggggttatttgtaaaaaaatcttagagccgtctctccgtgaagagacgcctctggctcgtaaaccaagtaacaacagacgcctcactttccactgtacgaatttgtcgtctgttctatcgatctgatcctatacaaatacatttaattctgtatttattaatacaCTACGTTTAAagacactccattgtacaatagagtttcttagttgtctcctgtgcttggaaaaccgttttggtgtctgtccactgtacatgcccttaagAACACTTGTGAGGGCATTTTTTCTCCGGTTCATTGTAACCAGTTCCGACTCCTCGGGTCACTGTAACGAGAAACTAAGGTACCGTTTGGTTCagatatttgtaacgtaatgggtaaacgataatattaaatcatgtttgttttagtccctTACCATTACCCTTTGCGTTACATTtattgaaccaaacagcacctaaaTTCGTTTGAAGCCATGTTAAATACCCCGATCCGACTATAGCATACTTAAAAGACGGCCTTTATTCTATTTCAAAACGCCAATCTCTCGAAGATGGACCTGGGCTAAAATATAAGTTCAAAATAATTGATGCATGAGAAAATTATCGTTTACTTACTTGCTCGTGAGAGACCGAAAATTGCTTAGCTTAGCTACAAAAGCTAGCTAAAAGATGGACCTGGGCCGAATAAGATGCTTCGGACGGTAAAGTTATTTGTGAAATGAAACTGAAAAAAAAACGTATTTTTAAATATAAAATCCAAAAAAGTTAAATTGCAAAAAAAACGGCCGCCGAGGTCGAACGGACGAGCCCCACTCCCCGGCTCCGCTACGCCCGGACCCGGATTTTGCCGGCGAATGTCCTGGCATGACACGCGTCGCCAGGTCTCGTGTCCTCCTCGGGATCTTCATCCCGACGGGCCCCACGGAAGCAATTCGCCATTCTCCCACCGATTCTGACCCTACGCTAACTTACATGTGGGCCAAGAAAAGTGGCCCGCACAACCGTTTCCGCGTGGGACACGAACGCAGCGGGAAAGAGAAAAAAGTAGAAAAAGCGAAAAGCCTAGTAGCACAAGGCTACAAGCCTACAAGCAACCGCGTCCGCGTGTGGAGCAAGGAAGGCGAGGGGAGCCGAGCGGGCAACCGGCGGCGACAGACATGGCGGAGCAGCACAAGGAGGAGTCGGGCGTGACAGTGCTGGACAAGATCTCCGACAAGCTCCACGGGCGCGGGGGCGGCTCGTCTTCGTCGTCGGACTCGGACGACGAGCGCTCGTCGGCGACGGCCGCCGTGAAGGCCAAGATCTACCGCATCTTCGGGCGCGAGAAGCCCGTGCACTCCGTCCTCGGCGGCGGCAAGCGTAAGCCCGGACCTCAACTCCTCATCCTCAAGCCTCTTCTCCGATCTCCACTAGAGGGCCTTCGTCTTGTTTGGTCTTTATAGAGATGAGATCCAACCGCTTTGGCGTTGCTTCACTTGTCAAGCGTTGGTGAACTATTATTGATCTGTAGCCGCATCCATGTGGACAAATGCAAATTCCTGGGTAGAGATCTTGGGCGTCTGGGAAACCGCTCGACTTCCGATCCGATGTGGTTTGGGTCAAATTTCTGCGGCATTGTCTCCACGATGCGAGTATGGCGCGACCAGATTACTGTCTCTGTCGCTGTAAGATTTGCCTTTACGCCAGGAGTAAGTTATCGGGCTATTCTGTAAGACAGCAACAGTAACTTCGGGTGATTCTGTAGATGAGCTACAGTAGCTTCCTACTCCTGGCCTCCTGGGTAATTTGCAGCATGCGTTACAGTAGCTCGCTTGGTAATTTGTAGCGTGCGTTACCCTTAAACTCAGGTATTCTTTGTTTGTTTGCTAGTGAGCGTTTGTTCCCAGATCCCAATTGTTCATTTATTTGGAGCTTTGCTCTGATGGACTTTTGATCAAGCTTGCAGCGGCCGATCTGTTTCTATGGAGGAACAAGAGGATCTCTGGTGGGGTGCTCGCAGGCGCAACTGCCTTCTGGCTGCTGTTTGAGGTCATGGATTACCACCTCCTCACCCTGCTATGCCACTGCCTCATCCTCACCCTGGCCATCCTGTTCCTCTGGTCCAATGCCACGACTTTCATCAACAAGTGAGTTAGTGGGATCCCTTAAAACTTGTGTTGTGGTTTTATTTAtgctgataatgctagtttaacccGGTTTACACGTTTATGCAGCATCTGCATGTTTTTCATGGCTGCCACCACTAttatcttcaccttatattttattaaGAGCATATATCACCTAGTGGCCTGTAGTTGATCAGCATAACTCTTGGATTGTGACATAATTGCCATGCATATTTAGGTCTCCTCCTAACATCCCCGAGGTGAAGATCCCAGATGACCTGGCTGTGAATGTTGCACGTTCCCTGAGATATGAGATCAACAGGGGTTTTGCTACCTTGAGGGAGATTGGCCAAGGCCATGACCTCAAGAAATTTCTGATTGTATGTTGACTGGCTGGATTTTCTTCTGCATAGACTTGTGTTACTTAAGGCAGTTCTTTCTGAATGTAACTAATGTGCTTATCTCTACTGTCAGGTGATTGCAGGACTGTGGATCCTTTCTGTTCTTGGGAGCTGCTGCAATTTCCTCACCTTGTCTTACATAGGTGATTGTTGTTCGTTAACATTCTTTGATGCATTAAGAAGCGTTAATGTGTTACTCAGTTATGGTTTTTTGTGCAGTTTTTATGGTACTGTACACTGTACCGGTCCTGTATGAGAAACATGAGGATAAGGTTGATGCTTTTGGTGAGAAGGCCATGGTCGAGCTGAAGAGGTACTACGCCATCTTCGACGAGAAATGCCTATCAAAGATTCCGAAGGGCCCATTAAAAGACAAGAAGCAACATTAGAAGCTTAGAATCAGATAAGGGTCTGCGGTGATTTATCATCTCTTTTGACCATTATTCGTCGGTTTTGGTGGATGGATGTGATTCCATGTCTAAATACCTGGACGTGCTCTAGTGTTTTAGTGTGGTCAGTAGCAATGTTCTAAATTATCTGAGATTACGCTGAATCATGTTCTGAAGTCCACGTTTAACGTTGCTCTCCCTATCCTTTGGAAGTGGCAATTTCCTCAATGTCTGTAATATATCTAGTCTAGTGCTATTTCTTAATCTGACCTAGCGTCATGATGAACCCTTCTtggatatttatttatttgtgcCACTGGACATGGTAATTAGAGAGCACGTAAATTGTACATTTGCCATCATACTCATTAGACGTGAGACGTGTTAGTGTGGTATCGATGCTTGCACTGGAGATACGATGCTCAATAACGCCAAGTTTAGAAAAGTAGCCCTTAGAGCATCTTCAACAATATATAGGGTTCTATTCAGAAAAAAAAAACTATTTCAACGGTGCCCTATTTCATAAAATTTAGTTAAAAATTATAAAGCACCCTCTTAAATGACTTAAATATATTACTATCTCCGTTTTCGAATATTTTTTATCCGATGATTTATTTTTATAACTAAACCACGATAAATAAAAAAGATCACTATAGTGGGCTTCCCTTTAACCTAAATTTAAGGTTTTACTGTTGGAACAAAATATTTTGTTAGTGCCTAAATTttataaaatatatttatttttaaattatagaTCATTTTATAGATCATGTTATTGGAGATGAGCTTATGGATTGTACGTGTAGACGTCCGGTGAAAAAGTTGGTTATCGAAGCATCTCCAACGGTTTTTTAAACAACTCattaaattttaaatttaataAGTGAATAAAAAACACTTCTTCAATAGTTCTATAAATGTTAAATATAGTTACTTCCTATCCAATTCAATTTCGTCTGTAAGTTTGAAGACTCGATAGTCAGCTGTCGCCGAATATTTTAATGCCCACGTTGGCCACGTAGCTAAGTATATAGATTTGCCGTGTTTTTTAACACCCACGAGATAATATGAAGGAAAATCTAGCAAATATTTTTTTTAAATGATCAAGGCACAATGATTAGTACCAAGTGGATTTGTGCGCTTCCAACTTGTTGCAGTACCGGGCGGTGGACGATGACGGCTTCTCGTGATTAGCAATACCTGCGGTCGACGATGACGGCGGTCTGAGACCTCGCGGCATATGTGACTCCTTCCCTACATTGCTCCGAACGATCCGCGATGGCACTGGAGATCTTAGGATCCTCTGGGTTCACCTGGGGCGTCGCGAGACGACGTTGAGTCGCTTAGAAATTAAGAAATCAAGTCGGTGAAGAGATCTTGATTCTTGAGTGGAGTGGGTTTTGCCCTGGGGGTAAGATCTGAGGGTCGTCTtggggtcggcaggccacccaagacggatctagacgacataAAGTCGAATAGGATAGAGGTGGATATGCAGAAGGCTATAACTAAAAGCTATGTTACATCTACTCTTAGGGCAGGAA from Zea mays cultivar B73 chromosome 6, Zm-B73-REFERENCE-NAM-5.0, whole genome shotgun sequence harbors:
- the LOC100191362 gene encoding Reticulon-like protein B1; the encoded protein is MAEQHKEESGVTVLDKISDKLHGRGGGSSSSSDSDDERSSATAAVKAKIYRIFGREKPVHSVLGGGKPADLFLWRNKRISGGVLAGATAFWLLFEVMDYHLLTLLCHCLILTLAILFLWSNATTFINKSPPNIPEVKIPDDLAVNVARSLRYEINRGFATLREIGQGHDLKKFLIVIAGLWILSVLGSCCNFLTLSYIVFMVLYTVPVLYEKHEDKVDAFGEKAMVELKRYYAIFDEKCLSKIPKGPLKDKKQH